A genomic window from Variovorax paradoxus includes:
- a CDS encoding ANTAR domain-containing protein, with product MSLLVVLPDEPAGLVLPEALARALSVAGLDVLGCADCGSFARQVEALAPRQALICLPLPTPALLDALRTWAGLPPCALSLASAPLSGAQHEELVALGVHAWMQIDAIDAASLAALTARAQSRWQREATLRTELESLRTRMDERKWVDRAKGLLMSARGIGEDEAFGLLRGAAMHANLRLGEVSRSVIEAAQWADAINRAGQLRMLSQRLVRVAAQLLGSIDAQRARVLRTQSAERVQQNLDHLAALGLGAVGAQALGDAQAAWSGLATALTARPTAAGLADIDQRAEVLLCAAEALTEALETSGARRALRIVNICGRQRMRAQRLAKDALLAAALKEKAANARLVPTMAEFEAALLELEHAPLSTTEIRAALASARDEWLRLVGGVRTLDSADGRATLVRSSDALVDTFERLTASYEHSLQVIMS from the coding sequence ATGTCCCTTCTCGTTGTCCTGCCCGATGAACCTGCCGGCCTCGTGCTGCCCGAGGCGCTTGCGCGGGCACTGTCCGTCGCTGGTCTCGACGTGCTCGGCTGCGCGGATTGCGGCAGCTTCGCGCGGCAAGTCGAGGCGCTGGCCCCTCGACAGGCCTTGATTTGCCTGCCTTTGCCCACGCCCGCGCTGCTCGACGCATTGCGCACGTGGGCCGGTCTGCCGCCGTGTGCGCTGAGCCTTGCCAGCGCGCCGTTGAGCGGCGCGCAGCATGAAGAACTGGTCGCGCTCGGCGTGCACGCGTGGATGCAGATCGATGCCATCGATGCCGCATCGCTCGCCGCATTGACCGCCCGAGCCCAGTCGCGCTGGCAGCGCGAGGCCACTTTGCGCACCGAACTGGAGAGCCTGCGCACCCGCATGGACGAGCGCAAGTGGGTCGACCGCGCCAAGGGCCTGCTGATGTCCGCGCGCGGCATCGGCGAGGACGAAGCCTTCGGGCTGCTGCGCGGCGCGGCGATGCACGCCAACTTGCGTCTGGGCGAGGTGTCGCGCTCGGTCATCGAGGCGGCGCAGTGGGCCGACGCGATCAACCGTGCCGGGCAGCTGCGCATGCTCTCGCAGCGGCTGGTGCGCGTGGCGGCGCAGTTGCTGGGCAGCATCGACGCGCAGCGGGCGCGGGTGCTGCGCACGCAGTCGGCCGAACGGGTGCAGCAGAACCTTGATCATCTGGCGGCCCTCGGGCTCGGCGCGGTTGGCGCGCAGGCGCTGGGGGATGCGCAAGCCGCGTGGAGCGGGCTGGCCACTGCCTTGACCGCACGGCCGACGGCAGCAGGGCTGGCCGACATCGACCAGCGCGCGGAAGTGCTGCTCTGCGCCGCCGAGGCCTTGACTGAGGCGCTCGAAACCTCGGGCGCACGGCGCGCGCTGCGCATCGTCAACATCTGCGGGCGGCAGCGCATGCGTGCGCAGCGGCTGGCCAAGGACGCACTGCTGGCCGCCGCGCTGAAAGAGAAGGCCGCGAACGCGCGGCTGGTGCCGACCATGGCCGAGTTCGAGGCCGCGTTGCTCGAACTGGAGCACGCGCCGCTCAGCACCACCGAGATCCGCGCCGCGCTGGCCAGCGCCCGCGACGAATGGCTGCGGCTGGTCGGCGGCGTGCGCACGCTCGACAGCGCTGACGGCCGTGCCACGCTGGTGCGCTCCAGCGACGCGCTGGTCGATACCTTCGAGCGCCTTACCGCGTCGTATGAGCACAGCCTGCAAGTGATCATGTCTTGA
- a CDS encoding bifunctional protein-serine/threonine kinase/phosphatase, with protein MSFEVDIGYSSQRGPRELNEDFAGAVHAPSGDEARGLIAAIADGVSSGGHGREAAQTTVMGLLADYFATPATWEPTAALDRLIGAQNGWLADHNRRRQSKQDGGTALTTLTALVLHGQSYTLAHVGDTRAWRVRAGGGPAVPLTQDHAFDHPDMRSRLTRAIGLDDQVRVDYAQGDVRVGDCFVLSSDGVHGVLKPQQVAALALQGDAEAASEALVHAALDAGTRDNATALVIRVVGLDARQLDDELGDGRRLAPPPALKVGDVLDGYAITALVADTGVHLLYQARHPQTRELVALKTLHPSRAGDPQERAMLAHEAWLGLRVGGIGGSGFVRVHERAENASALYIVFDWHGGRTLEQLRKANARGAVAEVVAAGIELSRALGRLHRQGVIHRDIKPGNLHLGDDGHWRIIDLGVALSGREGAAQRELHAGTPSYINPEQWEEGGTADAASDLFALGVTLYQWLTGHLPYGEIEPYQVARYRRDPVALSRIRPDVPIWLDHLVRKAVARDPRERFETAEELLLALERGASRPVNAPATTPLIRRDPLALYQLALGVSVLFNVLLIVWLLFLPR; from the coding sequence ATGAGCTTTGAAGTGGACATCGGCTACAGCAGCCAGCGCGGACCGCGCGAGCTGAACGAAGACTTCGCCGGTGCAGTGCATGCGCCGTCGGGCGACGAGGCACGCGGCCTCATCGCAGCCATTGCCGATGGAGTGTCGAGCGGCGGGCACGGCCGCGAGGCGGCGCAGACCACGGTGATGGGCCTGCTGGCCGACTACTTCGCCACGCCCGCAACGTGGGAGCCGACCGCCGCGCTCGACCGCCTGATCGGCGCGCAGAACGGCTGGTTGGCCGACCACAACCGCCGGCGCCAGAGCAAGCAGGACGGCGGCACCGCGCTCACCACGCTCACTGCACTGGTGCTGCACGGACAGAGCTACACGCTGGCGCACGTGGGCGACACGCGCGCCTGGCGCGTGCGCGCCGGCGGCGGGCCGGCCGTGCCGCTCACGCAGGACCATGCCTTCGACCACCCCGACATGCGCAGCCGGCTCACGCGCGCCATCGGCCTGGACGACCAGGTGCGCGTTGACTACGCCCAGGGCGACGTGCGCGTGGGCGATTGCTTCGTGCTGAGTTCCGACGGCGTGCACGGCGTGCTCAAGCCGCAGCAGGTGGCCGCGCTGGCCCTGCAGGGCGATGCCGAAGCGGCCAGCGAGGCGCTGGTGCATGCGGCGCTCGATGCCGGCACGCGCGACAACGCGACCGCGCTGGTCATCCGCGTGGTGGGACTCGATGCGCGCCAGCTCGACGACGAACTCGGCGACGGTCGCCGGCTCGCACCGCCGCCCGCGCTGAAAGTGGGCGACGTGCTCGACGGCTACGCCATCACCGCGCTGGTGGCCGACACCGGCGTGCACCTGCTGTACCAGGCGCGGCATCCGCAGACGCGCGAGCTGGTCGCGCTGAAGACGCTGCATCCCTCGCGTGCCGGCGATCCGCAGGAACGCGCGATGCTGGCGCACGAGGCGTGGCTGGGGCTGCGCGTCGGAGGTATTGGCGGCAGTGGTTTCGTTCGTGTGCACGAGCGTGCCGAGAACGCGAGCGCGCTGTACATCGTGTTCGACTGGCATGGCGGGCGCACGCTGGAGCAGTTGCGCAAGGCGAACGCGCGCGGCGCGGTGGCCGAGGTGGTGGCCGCCGGCATCGAGCTGAGCCGTGCGCTCGGCCGGCTGCACCGGCAGGGCGTGATCCATCGCGACATCAAGCCCGGCAACCTGCACCTGGGCGACGACGGGCACTGGCGCATCATCGACCTCGGCGTGGCGCTGTCTGGCCGCGAAGGCGCTGCCCAGCGCGAGCTGCATGCCGGCACGCCGAGCTACATCAACCCCGAGCAGTGGGAGGAGGGCGGCACCGCCGACGCGGCCAGCGACCTGTTCGCGCTCGGCGTCACGCTGTACCAGTGGCTCACCGGGCATCTGCCCTACGGCGAGATCGAGCCCTACCAGGTGGCGCGCTACCGGCGCGATCCGGTCGCGCTCTCGCGCATCCGTCCCGACGTGCCGATCTGGCTCGACCATCTGGTGCGCAAGGCCGTTGCCCGCGATCCGCGCGAGCGCTTCGAAACCGCCGAGGAACTGCTGCTCGCGCTGGAGCGCGGCGCTTCCCGCCCGGTGAATGCGCCCGCCACCACGCCGCTGATCCGCCGCGACCCGCTCGCGCTCTACCAGCTCGCGCTTGGCGTGTCGGTGCTGTTCAACGTGCTGCTCATCGTGTGGCTGTTGTTCCTGCCACGTTGA
- the ntrB gene encoding nitrate ABC transporter permease has protein sequence MVSAVFHSPLEATTAQVTQVAPSVAARPATPKPTPAPAPEPRVRTPIDLRAFWMRVLPPLAGFGLLLLIWEVVAMKSTTGFPTPAATWQQAVTVFSDPFYSKGPNDQGVGWNVLSSLQRVALGFGLAALVGIPAGFAIGRFEFLARMFNPLISLLRPVSPLAWLPIGLLVFKGANPAAIWTIFICSIWPMVINTAVGVQRVPSDYMNVAKVLNLSEWKILTKILFPAVLPYMLTGVRLAVGTAWLVIVAAEMLTGGVGIGFWVWDEWNNLNVANIIIAIFVIGIVGLVLEFALIKLATAFTFEEVKS, from the coding sequence ATGGTCAGCGCAGTCTTTCACTCGCCGCTCGAAGCGACCACCGCACAGGTGACGCAGGTGGCCCCTTCCGTCGCGGCCAGGCCGGCAACTCCAAAGCCGACACCCGCCCCGGCGCCCGAGCCCCGGGTGCGCACGCCCATCGACCTGCGCGCCTTCTGGATGCGCGTGCTGCCGCCGCTCGCGGGCTTCGGCCTGCTGCTGCTGATCTGGGAAGTGGTGGCCATGAAAAGCACCACCGGCTTCCCCACGCCCGCAGCCACCTGGCAGCAGGCCGTGACGGTGTTCAGCGACCCCTTCTACAGCAAGGGCCCGAACGACCAGGGCGTGGGCTGGAACGTGCTCTCGTCGCTGCAGCGCGTGGCGCTGGGCTTCGGGCTGGCGGCGCTGGTCGGCATTCCGGCGGGCTTTGCGATCGGGCGCTTCGAATTTCTCGCGCGCATGTTCAACCCGCTGATCAGCCTGCTGCGCCCGGTGTCGCCACTGGCCTGGCTGCCCATCGGTCTCCTGGTGTTCAAGGGCGCCAACCCGGCCGCCATCTGGACCATCTTCATCTGCTCGATCTGGCCGATGGTCATCAACACGGCCGTGGGCGTGCAGCGCGTGCCGAGCGACTACATGAACGTGGCCAAGGTGCTGAACCTCAGCGAATGGAAGATCCTCACCAAGATCCTGTTCCCCGCCGTGCTGCCCTACATGCTGACCGGCGTGCGGCTGGCCGTGGGCACCGCGTGGCTGGTGATCGTGGCGGCCGAGATGCTCACGGGCGGCGTCGGCATCGGCTTCTGGGTGTGGGACGAGTGGAACAACCTCAACGTCGCCAACATCATCATCGCGATCTTCGTGATCGGCATCGTCGGCCTGGTGCTGGAGTTCGCGCTCATCAAGCTGGCAACGGCATTCACGTTCGAAGAGGTGAAGTCATGA
- a CDS encoding ABC transporter ATP-binding protein produces the protein MIDDSKYIQIHGVEQAFKTPKGRFVALRDVNLNVAKGEFITLIGHSGCGKSTLLNLIAGLTTPTEGSLLCANKEIKGPGPERAVVFQNHSLLPWLTCFENVYLAVERVFAATESKAQLRARTDAALALVGLTPAAQKRPGEISGGMKQRVGIARALSMEPKVLLMDEPFGALDALTRAKLQDELLAIVQKTHSTVVMVTHDVDEAVLLSDRIVMLTNGPAATIGDVLAVNIPRPRNRVELAEDPAYVHARKAVIDFLYTRQAHVEKVAA, from the coding sequence ATGATCGACGACAGCAAGTACATCCAGATCCACGGTGTCGAGCAGGCGTTCAAGACGCCCAAGGGCCGCTTCGTCGCGCTGCGCGACGTGAACCTGAACGTGGCCAAGGGCGAGTTCATCACGCTCATCGGCCACTCGGGCTGCGGCAAGTCGACGCTGCTGAACCTGATCGCCGGGCTCACCACGCCCACCGAAGGCTCGCTGCTGTGCGCCAACAAGGAAATCAAAGGGCCCGGCCCCGAGCGCGCGGTGGTGTTCCAGAACCACTCGCTGCTGCCCTGGCTCACCTGCTTCGAGAACGTGTACCTCGCGGTCGAGCGCGTGTTCGCGGCCACCGAGAGCAAGGCGCAGCTGCGCGCACGCACCGATGCGGCGCTGGCGCTGGTGGGCCTCACGCCCGCCGCGCAGAAGCGGCCCGGTGAAATCTCCGGCGGCATGAAGCAGCGCGTGGGCATTGCGCGCGCGCTGTCGATGGAGCCCAAGGTGCTGCTGATGGACGAGCCCTTCGGCGCGCTCGACGCCCTCACCCGCGCCAAGCTGCAGGACGAGCTGCTGGCCATCGTGCAGAAGACACACAGCACCGTCGTCATGGTCACGCACGACGTCGACGAGGCCGTGCTGCTGAGCGACCGCATCGTGATGCTGACCAACGGCCCGGCCGCCACCATCGGCGACGTGCTCGCAGTGAACATTCCGCGCCCGCGCAACCGCGTGGAGCTGGCCGAAGACCCGGCCTACGTGCACGCGCGCAAGGCGGTGATCGACTTCCTCTACACGCGCCAGGCGCACGTGGAGAAGGTCGCGGCCTGA
- a CDS encoding CmpA/NrtA family ABC transporter substrate-binding protein — MTDLLKTRLSRRRVLQAAAIGAVGIDPALRAAVWAQGSDKPEKEEVKIGFIPLTDCASVVMASVLGIDKKYGVKIVPSKEASWAGVRDKLVNGELDMAHVLYGLIYGVHLGVSGPKKDMAVLMTLNNNGQAITLSKKLSDKGAVDAASLAKLIASEKREYTFAQTFPTGTHAMWLYYWLASAGIDPFKDVKNITVPPPQMVANMRVGNMDGYCVGEPWGQRAIMDGIGITAITTQDIWKDHPEKVLGTTAEFTKKYPNTARAVTAAILEAGKWIDTGLQNKNKMAETIADKSYVNTSVDAINQRILGRYTNGLGKSWDDPNHMKFYNGGAVNFPYLSDGMWFLTQHKRWGLLKEHPDYLKVATEINRIDIYKQAAAATQTPVPKETMRTSKLFDGSVWDGKDPKKYAESFKLHA, encoded by the coding sequence ATGACCGACCTGCTCAAAACCCGCCTCAGCCGACGCCGCGTATTGCAAGCCGCTGCCATCGGCGCCGTCGGCATCGACCCGGCGCTGCGCGCCGCCGTCTGGGCCCAGGGCTCTGACAAGCCCGAGAAGGAGGAAGTGAAGATCGGCTTCATCCCGCTGACCGACTGCGCCAGCGTGGTGATGGCCTCGGTGCTCGGCATCGACAAGAAGTACGGCGTGAAGATCGTGCCCAGCAAGGAAGCCAGCTGGGCCGGCGTGCGCGACAAGCTGGTCAACGGCGAGCTCGACATGGCCCACGTGCTCTACGGCCTGATCTACGGCGTGCACCTCGGCGTGAGCGGCCCCAAGAAGGACATGGCCGTGCTCATGACCCTCAACAACAACGGCCAGGCCATCACGCTGTCGAAGAAGCTCTCGGACAAGGGCGCGGTCGATGCCGCCTCGCTCGCCAAGCTCATCGCCAGCGAGAAGCGCGAATACACCTTCGCGCAGACCTTCCCCACCGGCACTCACGCCATGTGGCTCTACTACTGGCTCGCCTCCGCCGGCATCGATCCGTTCAAGGACGTGAAGAACATCACCGTGCCGCCGCCGCAGATGGTGGCCAACATGCGCGTGGGCAACATGGACGGCTACTGCGTGGGCGAGCCCTGGGGCCAGCGCGCCATCATGGACGGCATCGGCATCACGGCCATCACCACGCAGGACATCTGGAAGGACCACCCCGAGAAGGTGCTCGGCACCACGGCCGAGTTCACCAAGAAATACCCCAACACCGCACGCGCCGTGACCGCCGCCATCCTCGAGGCCGGCAAGTGGATCGACACCGGCCTGCAAAACAAGAACAAGATGGCCGAGACCATCGCCGACAAGAGCTACGTCAACACCAGCGTGGACGCCATCAACCAGCGCATCCTGGGCCGCTACACCAACGGCCTGGGCAAGAGCTGGGACGACCCCAACCACATGAAGTTCTACAACGGCGGCGCCGTGAACTTCCCGTACCTCTCGGACGGCATGTGGTTCCTCACGCAGCACAAGCGCTGGGGCCTGCTGAAGGAACACCCCGACTACCTGAAGGTGGCCACCGAGATCAACCGCATCGACATCTACAAGCAGGCCGCCGCAGCCACGCAGACGCCGGTGCCCAAGGAAACGATGCGCACCAGCAAGCTGTTCGACGGCTCTGTCTGGGACGGCAAGGACCCGAAGAAATACGCCGAGTCGTTCAAGCTTCATGCATAG
- a CDS encoding MFS transporter, with amino-acid sequence MSSFRNFLQSGHSPTLFAAFLYFSFSCCIWVLNGAMAPFIGETFNLSPAQKGLMLSVPIIAGALMRFPLGILSQYIGRKKATLVEMGLIAVAMLFGFFFVKSFNDLLAMGVLLGIAGASFGVALSLGSGWFPPQHKGLAMGLVGAGNVGTAVSVLVAPPLANWLGWQAVYGVAAVAILIPMVVMVVFAKEPPDVNAHSSFREHIACLFEKDGWVFSLIYGVTFGGFIGLTTFLPSYYYDQFGVSKVQAGQLTMLAAFMGAAVRVVGGWISDRWGGVNTLTVVLLVVAVSLVLVGFSSGSLTVTTLVLIVCFGALGAGNGALFQLVPLRWPTSTAVAGSMIGEIGALGGGLVPNAMGLSKQYLGSYIWGFVFFAALSLVMLGVMRVMQIRWTRTWAEKGGRARVTTPHAAATHIRKTARS; translated from the coding sequence ATGTCCAGCTTCAGGAATTTCTTGCAATCAGGCCACAGCCCGACACTGTTCGCGGCCTTCCTGTACTTCTCGTTCTCCTGCTGCATCTGGGTGCTCAACGGCGCCATGGCGCCCTTCATCGGCGAAACCTTCAACCTCTCGCCGGCGCAGAAGGGCTTGATGCTGTCGGTGCCGATCATCGCGGGCGCGCTGATGCGCTTTCCGCTGGGCATCCTGTCGCAGTACATCGGCCGCAAGAAGGCCACGCTGGTCGAGATGGGCCTGATCGCGGTGGCGATGCTGTTCGGCTTCTTCTTCGTCAAGAGCTTCAACGACCTGCTCGCCATGGGCGTGCTGCTGGGCATTGCGGGCGCCAGCTTCGGCGTGGCGCTGTCGCTGGGCTCGGGCTGGTTCCCGCCGCAGCACAAGGGCCTGGCCATGGGCCTGGTGGGCGCGGGCAACGTGGGCACCGCGGTGTCGGTGCTGGTGGCGCCGCCTCTGGCGAACTGGCTGGGCTGGCAGGCGGTGTACGGCGTGGCCGCTGTCGCCATCCTCATTCCGATGGTCGTGATGGTGGTGTTCGCCAAGGAGCCACCAGACGTGAACGCTCATTCGAGCTTCCGCGAGCACATTGCCTGCCTGTTCGAGAAAGACGGCTGGGTGTTCAGCCTGATCTACGGCGTGACCTTCGGCGGCTTCATCGGCCTCACGACCTTCCTGCCCTCCTACTACTACGACCAGTTCGGCGTGAGCAAGGTGCAGGCCGGCCAGCTGACCATGCTCGCGGCCTTCATGGGCGCGGCGGTGCGCGTCGTGGGCGGCTGGATCTCCGACCGCTGGGGCGGCGTCAACACGCTGACCGTGGTGCTGCTGGTGGTGGCCGTGAGCCTCGTGCTGGTGGGCTTCTCTTCAGGCTCGCTGACCGTCACCACGCTGGTGCTGATCGTCTGCTTCGGTGCACTGGGTGCCGGCAACGGCGCGCTGTTCCAGCTGGTGCCGCTGCGCTGGCCCACAAGCACGGCAGTGGCCGGTTCGATGATCGGCGAGATCGGCGCGCTGGGCGGCGGCCTCGTGCCCAACGCGATGGGCCTGTCGAAGCAGTATCTGGGCAGCTACATCTGGGGCTTCGTGTTCTTCGCGGCGCTCTCGCTGGTGATGCTGGGCGTGATGCGCGTCATGCAGATCCGCTGGACGCGCACCTGGGCCGAAAAGGGTGGCCGTGCGCGTGTCACGACGCCGCACGCCGCGGCCACTCATATTCGAAAGACGGCACGCTCATGA
- a CDS encoding nitrate regulatory protein, producing MKSGLSFLIAARRCEIDELDQLARTSELVGVIGRLVHALQRERGMSNMFLTSRGARFADQRGPQIAECIALEQEVRAGFDQLEADNHRGAGPGNSARLFSRIAWVLPGLDALPGLRRRIDALELKPAQSTAAFAKLVAGLLSVVFEAADGATDPEISRLLVAMFNFMQGKEFAGQERAFGSAALAMGRSDEAQRLQWLHLIESQERCFQVFADFSGETVLALWRNSQPDAEVAELERIRRRGAASAPADVPLSQAWFDCCTRRIDAMKIVEDRLAADLRSLCERKTVQARSELQEYRQLLDTLAPQAGALFFDDADAQSAAPAQFGRHLERSVLDMVQEQSHRLQAMSDELETVRASLNERKIVERAKGLLMAHRRLSEEDAHKMLRQTAMNQKRRLVDVAESMLAMADYLPMLDRTPPR from the coding sequence TCCGGACTGAGTTTTCTGATTGCCGCTCGCCGCTGCGAAATCGACGAGCTGGATCAGCTCGCCCGCACCAGCGAGCTGGTGGGCGTGATCGGCCGCCTCGTCCACGCGCTGCAGCGCGAGCGGGGCATGTCGAACATGTTCCTCACCTCGCGCGGCGCCCGCTTCGCCGACCAGCGCGGCCCGCAGATCGCCGAATGCATTGCGCTCGAGCAGGAGGTGCGCGCCGGCTTCGACCAGCTCGAGGCCGACAACCACCGCGGTGCGGGCCCCGGCAACAGCGCGCGCCTGTTCAGCCGCATCGCCTGGGTGCTCCCCGGCCTGGACGCCCTGCCCGGCCTGCGCCGCCGCATCGACGCGCTCGAACTGAAGCCCGCGCAGTCCACCGCTGCGTTCGCCAAGCTCGTCGCCGGCCTGCTGTCGGTGGTGTTCGAGGCGGCCGACGGCGCCACCGACCCCGAGATCTCGCGCCTGCTGGTCGCGATGTTCAACTTCATGCAGGGCAAGGAATTCGCCGGGCAGGAGCGCGCCTTCGGCTCCGCCGCGCTGGCGATGGGCCGCAGCGACGAGGCGCAGCGCCTGCAATGGCTACACCTGATCGAATCGCAGGAGCGCTGCTTCCAGGTGTTTGCCGATTTCTCCGGCGAGACCGTGCTCGCGCTCTGGCGCAACAGCCAGCCCGATGCCGAAGTGGCCGAGCTCGAACGCATCCGCCGCCGCGGTGCCGCCTCAGCGCCGGCTGACGTGCCGCTCAGCCAGGCCTGGTTCGACTGCTGCACCCGCCGCATCGACGCCATGAAGATCGTCGAGGACCGCTTGGCCGCCGACCTGCGCTCGCTGTGCGAGCGCAAGACCGTGCAGGCGCGCAGCGAGTTGCAGGAATACCGGCAGCTGCTCGACACGCTGGCCCCGCAGGCCGGCGCCCTGTTCTTCGACGATGCCGATGCGCAGTCGGCCGCGCCCGCCCAGTTCGGCCGCCATCTTGAGCGTTCGGTGCTCGACATGGTCCAGGAACAGTCGCACCGCCTGCAGGCCATGAGCGACGAGCTCGAAACCGTGCGCGCCTCGCTCAACGAACGCAAGATCGTCGAACGCGCCAAGGGCCTGCTGATGGCGCACCGCCGGCTCAGCGAAGAAGACGCGCACAAGATGTTGCGCCAGACCGCCATGAACCAGAAGCGGCGGCTGGTCGATGTGGCCGAGTCGATGCTGGCAATGGCCGACTACCTGCCCATGCTCGACCGCACGCCGCCGCGCTGA